The stretch of DNA GCAGGAGAGGTCACAGCACCCAGAGTTGATGGGCACTCCGTCAcagctgaggatgctgccaacagcagcagaggtggAAGAGCCCACAACGGTGTTCtgcgggaaggagctgaggatggggccgggcagggtcaccaccacgggAGAGGGCTCAATGACGACGGTGGAGTtctggcactgcctgacacaggCCTCGTTGCAGCTGTTGGCCAGCGGGGTCGggccgcagggctggcagggctggcactggTCACAGCAGGACATGTCTTGGGGCTGGAGGTGCAcctgggagagagggcagggaggaagcaaAACATGGGGAGGCGTGAGGAGCATTCTGTCACCACACCACGAGGGAGCCAAAGAAGATGCAGGGCCGGGAGATGGAGGCTGTGCAGAGATGTCTGAGGGCTTCTTGGCCTCGTCCTGCCAGGGCCCAGAAAGAGCCACGAGCTCCCATGCGGCTACTGCCTAGCCCTGAGTCCAGAAGGCACCTGAGTACAGCCTCAGCCTCCCTCCATGTCTAACCTTCTCCCCGCTTCCCTCTCCCGTGACAAGCAGCCCCATGATGTGGCATAGAACCAAGCTGGTGTCAGCTGAGAGGCCCGTTGAGGTGAGACCTGCCTttagagaaagcagagaaggagaagggggtTGAGACTCACCTGACTCCCAAGGAGATGGAGGCAAGAGAAGTGGATGAGAGAgtgaggagctgggctggcttttATCATGGACCTTTGCTGCCCCAGGCTGCCAGAGGCATCCCTTGCAGAGGTGATTCTTTTCTGACAAGCTCATCTTGAATGCAAAACGTCTCACCTAATGCTATAGGCTGTGTTTTGGCTCCCTGAATTGCTGTCGTTTCATTTCCTGCTTTATGCCAGGCGCATTCCCCAGTGACGGCATCTTTTGTGTGACAGGATGAGAGGCCCAAGCATTTCCGGAGCAAAACACGTCAGCGTGGGCAGAGGACTCAGCTCACATGCTGGAGGAGTCCAGTAAAGGACACTCAAGGTAGACTAAACAGCTGGCTTAgactacacacacacacatccagaCCTCTAGTCATCTAGAGCTAATTGAGAAGGCTCAAGACACCCCAAGAGAGGCTGTCTACACTATCCAGAGCCACCACGCAAGTCTTGGACTTGACAGAGTCAGGGGGAAGACTGATCTGCAGTGGGTGAGAGTGGGAGGTACAGCTGATGAGAGTAATGTGCCCAGCTTGAAACCAGTTCACCCCCACAAAAGCCCTTTCCCTGCTATCTGTCTGTCCCTGAGTAGCGTGGACGTGGCTATGGGGTTTAGCCATGGGCTGGAGGTGCTTGTAGGCTCTGGTAGGACAGCCTGTGGGTTCACTTCTGATCGCATGATGAAGCAAGCCATGCGCACGTGACCAGGTATGCAGGCCTTGCTGTGAGCTTATGCTAGCTGGGCAGTTCAGAGGCCACGACTGGTCAATTACAGGATCAGTGTCTCCAGAAAGATGACTTGTCTCGTTTACCATGGATGGCTGCTTTGGGATGGCATAAGTGCCGTGTGTGAGCTGATGTCTCTTCAGTGACTGTGGGAAGAGTCTGTAGAATCTtttagagcaggtccagaggaggcccatgaaaatgatcagagggatggaacacctctcctatgagggAAAGCTGAGAGAAGTgcagttgttcagcctggagaggaggaggctctggggagaccttctTGCGGCCTTCCGATACTTAAAGGAGACTTataaggaagagagagaaagactgtttaccagggcctgtaggGACAAGATAAGGggcaatggctttaaactgaaagagggtaggtttagattggacgcaaggaagaagttttttcccccagtgtTAAATGCTGCGtgtgacatcatatggtatggaatatcccttgggtcagttgggatcagctgtcccggctgtgtcctctcccaacttcttgtgcatccccagcctcctcactggacGGGTGgtgtgagaggcagaaaaggccttgatgctgcgtaagcactgctcagcaataaagaaaacaaccctgaattatcaacactgttttcagcacaaatccaaagcatagccccataccagctactatgaagaaaattaactctgtccaggccaaaaccagcacagcctgctccacACCTCCTGCTCAAGAAGAGGAGGCAGATGACGCCATCTTCAGGCAGTTGGGGAAAGCCTCACCATCATAGGCCCTGGGAACCACGGGTGGGTTTTAGCACCTCAGCATCTGCCTCAGGGGCAAAACGGCCGGGCACAAGCAAACCAGGAAATGTCCTGCTCCTCCACACAGctgtacacacacaaaagcacacCCATACACACACCTGTGCCCACACAATGATGTACATGCAGACCGGTCACACACATTCAtgctctcctgccctccccccgCAAAGAAGTCCCATGttacaaggaaaagaagaaaaatcctccAGTGCTAGAAGGTCCCAGCGGACCTTGGTGATCTCCTCAAGGGTCTGGGACCAGCCCCTGCCCTTGCAAAGGGAGCGGTGGCACAGTGACACACTCATGTGGCAGCAGAAGGGTGTGTGTCTGGGACAAGGCAGACTCCCCTCTGGCTACAGACACTGAGGCTGGGACATCAGAAGTGATGTAGTAGGGAACCTGTCTCTAGACTCACTTTAAGGTAAATGCCCTCTCTTCCAAAGGCAGAGAAGTGCAGACGCAACCTTACATTacagagcagctggaaaaaatggTTTGGCTACCCTGTGATTTTCcatgcattctttttcttttttccccagtttgaATTGATGTGCTGGCCttgtttcttcttgtcttttgCATGCAGGTGCAGGTGGTGTAGTTGCCTGTAGTGAgagggagctgcctgcagcctcctctgTTAACCTTGAGCTGGCTGAGTTGATCTTGCAGCCAAGATAGGCAAAAGAGTTTCTGCACAAAATAACAATACAAGAGTCATGACAGTGTATTTGCTTTAcctggcaaggttttggtactGAAGGGCTGCAcggatggcttctgtgagaagatggcAGAAAGAGCCAGTAGCAGCCGCCTCCAggatggacccgctgctggccaaagctgagcccgtCAGCAACattggtagtgcctctgtgataacatatttaagaaaggggaaaaagcagtgtgcagcagccagaggaggaGTGAGAAAAGTGACAGCAACgactctgcagacaccaaggtcagtgaagacggaaggggaggaggtgctgcaggagcCACAGCAGAGatacccctgcagccctgcagaagaCAATGGTGACACAGCTTGTCCCCTGGCAACCCATGGAGGACTACGATGGAGCGGATATCCACTCTGCAGCCCACAGAGAACCTCGTAGCAAAGCAGGTGGAGATGGCCTGAAGGAAgttgcagcctgtggagaacccacactgcagcaggCTTCTGGTAGAAACTGTGGCCCATGGAGAGGggcccacacaggagcaggttttctagCAGGACGTGTGGCCCCACGGGcgacccacactggagaagcccattcctgaaggactgcagcgCATGGAAAGGCCCCATGCttgagcagttcatgaagaatggcagcccatgggaaggccccatgttggagaagtttgtgaaggactgtgtcTTGTGAGTGGGACCCCAtcctggagcaggggaagggcatgaggaggaaggaacggCAGAGATGAAGCAGtatgaactgaccgcaacccccatgCCCCATCACCCTGTGCTGTTTGGGGGAAGGAAGTGGAAGAGTTAGgtaggagtgaagttgagcctggccagaagggaggggtgggggcaaTTTGCTTCtaggtttgtttcatttttcactatCCTACTCTCTTGCagttaattggcaataaatcaaattaatttccccaagtcaagtctggtttTCCCATGACAGCAATTGGTAAGTAatctccttgtccttatcttgacccacaagcctttcatcgTATTTCGCCCCCCCGTCCTGTTGATGGAGGGGACTGAaagagcggcttggtgggcacctggcagccagccaaggtcaatcTGCCTCAGACACATAAAGCAAAGAGAGGAAGCATAGAAGAGCAGTGTTGTTATGGCTGGAAGTACCAGAGATGTCCTGTCCCCCTTGTCCCATGCCCTGTAAAACAACGGTGGCAGAGAGATCACTAAACAGCCCAGTTCCTTGTGTGGTGTAGAAGAGAAGCAGGAGCTTTGGTGTggctggagggcaggggcaTCCAGCACTTCATGCTTGACGCTGCATGGCATGCGGTGAGGGGAAGCAGTCATGTGAGGCTCCATCCACATAATGGTTCTGCATgagataaaagaaaggaaggattttCATGGACAACTTGGAAGGTGGAGTAGCAGCTATGGGCCATCCCAAGGGCTGTTCCCTTCTTTAGCCCTCTTCCCATTCCACAAAGCAAATCGTCTTTCGGAACTCAACACCACCCCCTGTCAGACTAGTGCAGCTCCAACCATAGCAAGAGGAACACTCTTCCTCAAGAGGTCATGTGGCTGCTGACCCCTGAGGGCCTCCTGCCTTTCTGGATGTTTGTGGGCAGAGGCACAGCAGGGCAAGGCCTGATCGtcacaggcagcagagcagccagggatgACTTCCTCAGCTCCATGAGAGAGTGCCCCAAAGAGGATCCACTGCAGGGTGTGGAGCCTCTCATTCCTCTGTGGATGGAGAAGAGTCTCCTTGTGCTCTCACCTCCCCCATCCACCCCACAGCAACATCCTTCTGCTTTGGCCGCTTGGCGAGTGTCCACAGGGGGAAGGACCACAGGGAGGCAAGGCTTGAATGCAGCAGAGCTTTAATGAGTCAAAAGAGGGCAACGAGTTCACTCCAAGTGGAGGACAGAAGTGCAGGGAGTGCTGGGGACAGCCGAGAGTCTGGAGTCCTTGGCCACGGGGAAGTTCCTGCATCATGCCTGCCCCgtggagggagaggagacagaTGGTCCCTACCAGGTTGGTGTTGGGGAGACGGTGTGGGCAAGGGGAtaggcagcaaaaagaaaagggaaaggcaggcaaAACCATTCAGGTATACTGAAAACAGCATCCAAAAGACGGATCCTCTGCCCAGCACCATGTTCTGAGTTCCTCAAAGTGTCACCCTGGGGCTTTTGCAGCATCTTTATCTGGAGATGGGGCACCTCCTGCCTAGTAGCGTCTGGAAATGCCAGAGAGGTCACAGCACCCGGAGTTGATTGGCACTCCATCACAGCTGAGGATCCTGCCAACGGCAGCGGAGGTGGAGGAGCCCACAACGGTGTTCtgcgggaaggagctgaggatggggccgggcagggtcaccaccacaGCCGGGGGCTCAATGACGACGGTGGAGTtctggcactgcctgacacagggctcgTTGCAGCTGTTGGCCAGCGGGGtcgggccgcagggccggcaTGGCAGGCACTGGTTGTAGCAGGACATGTCGTGGGGCTGGAGGTGCAcctgggagagagggcagggaggaagcaaAACATGGGGAGGCGTGAGGAGCATTCTGTCACCACACCACGAGGGAGCCAAAGAAGATGCAGGGCCGGGAGATGGAGGCTGTGCAGAGATGTCTGAGGGCTTCTTGGCCTCGTCCTGCCAGGGCCCAGAAAGAGCCACGAGCTCCCATGCGGCTACTGCCTAGCCCTGAGTCCAGAAGGCACCTGAGTACAGCCTCAGCCTCCCTCCATGTCTAACCTTCTCCCCGCTTCCCTCTCCCATGACAAGCAGCCCCATGATGTGGCACAGAACCAAGCTGGTGTCAGCTGAGAGGCCCGTTGAGGTGAGACCTGCCTttagagaaagcagagaaggagaagggggtTGAGACTCACCTGACTCCCAAGGAGATGGAGGCAAGAGAAGTGGATGAGAGAgtgaggagctgggctggcttttATCATGGACCTTTGCTGCCCCAGGCTGCCAGAGGCATCCCTTGCAGAGGTGATTCTTTTCTGACAAGTTCATCTTGAATGCAAAACATCTCACCTAATGCTATGGGCTGTGTTTCGGCTTCCTGAATTGCTGTCTTCTCATTTCCTGCTTTATGCCagtgtggcagtacattccctcccccccatcctgccagcaggaaacaaacttctccaggaagggagaaggggaaggaaaccctggaggctgcaggttgaaatttgaactggccaatcgagatgtgccaggtacaccgaggtgaccccccctagccaatagaattaaatgaccacaggtcagattcaacaGGGGTATAAACAGGGTCCCGCTGGAGGACctgttggaatcagtcctcctcggagcagcgggtctgcagttgGGGACTCCCCCTCAGGTtggggcaccgcccgaggtaactccttgagggagagagccctcagcttttaggtgagtgataggcgcattttgagccatcactttaaatcttggggaaTCTTAAGTCAGCattgtagtattaattctcttcacatcattgagcctgtggttttgtaaaatgttaccggacttctaactaacttttgctgaagaataaatctgtgttttaacacctgttggatttggttagtcgtgcatccgtaacatTCCCCAGTGACGGCATCTTTTGTGTGACAGGATGAGAGGCCCAAGCATTTCCAGAGCAAAACATGTCAGCGTGGGCAGAGGACTCAGCTCGCACGCTGGAGGAGTCCAGTAAAGGCAAATTATGTCCATCTGTGTCACTCTTTTGGTGTTCTTTGTGGCCCTGTCGCCATGAAGTAGCCCAGCTCCTGCGTTTGACCATATCCCACCTAAAAATGATCCCATGAAAATTCTGCTGGCTGGTTTTGCTTCCTGCTGTTCTGCACCAGGGAGAGGGCATAGGGGACCATGTGGTGAAGGGTCCTTTTCAGATCTCAGAAAGAAAGGCCTGACAGCAAATGACATAATAAAATGGCTGTTCTAGTAAGATGagagaataaaaagaggaatataCATAGCGAGTAAACCTTACATCCCTTCAGTTGCTGGAACCCTGTGTTTGTGCAGCATCAGATGGACCTAGGTAGATTTTCCAAAGACACACTGCGCAGAGCCTGTTCAGGGAGagcttctgctttcctctcaTGACATGGtgccttttattttgtgttacaaaaataaaatgcacatcTTCTTGAACACTGGAAGGTTATTTCTGTCATAACACCCACCAAcgtgcagcacaggctggcacAGGGCACTCCAGCAGATTTCTTTGCAGCAGCTACTCATGCTAATGTACGGGCATCTCAAGCCTTTAGTGGAAGGCACAATAGAGCAGAAGTCCTGCCACTCCTTGAGTACAGTGTTTTCTTCAAAGCTCCCAATACACCTCCCTCTATGCAGTCTCCCTGGAAACCCAAACAACACCATTAGCACATTCAGGGTCTTGTCCTTCTCCAGAATGCTCCCCAGAATCCCTGCCAGGACCACCCCCAGGGTGTCCCCAGCTGGTCATGTTTATGCGTGTGTTCCCTTGTCTGCACGCTGGATTTGTGCAAGTGTTTCTGCGTGCAGAATTTTGCGTGACTGCAGGATGGTGCACACgagcatgtgtgtgtttgtgtgtctcATCACAAGGGAATGCACTGTTCACAGCAGGGAGACTCTCCACTGCTCTGTCCATAAGCTCCACAAAGCAGCCAGGGCCAGAAGGAGCCTGAGTGCTGCTGAACAACAACAGAACAAACCTGGCAGACAACTGCCCACAGCACAGGCACCGAAATGCAATCTTTTTTATCTTCAgctctcctttccctgcttcTGCAAAACTCACACTGTTTTACTGCTGATTTCAGGTCACAACAAGGATGGTTTCGCAACAGTTTGGATCCGTAGTTTAATTCAGTGTAACGATATTGGAAGCGCCTCAGCATGGTTGGCagtcccctctccctgcctctccaggCCAATACACAGCTGCCCTCCCCAGTGCTAGGGAGTTCAAAAGGATGGGGTTTGCTTTATGGACAGGGAGAAGGGCTGAGAGATCCTGCTCACCATGTGCTGTCCATCCCTGAGTGGATCTGTTTCCAATGCAGTGTTACCAGTGTCTGGGGTGGGACACACACCCACCTCATGTCCATGCCAATGCCAAATGTACTCATCAACCTGGTGCTGTGTCAGGCAGGGGCTGAGACCTTGGACTGAACAGGTACTGAATAAAAGGAACATGGAGCCAATGAGGACAGGTGCTCTGCTGCACCTCATACTCACCAAGAAGGAAGACCTCACTGGGGACTgaggactggaggaaagcaaatgtcacgAGTGTCTTCAAGAAGGAGAACCGAGGGAACTACAGGCCTTTCAGCCACACCTTGATCCCTGGGAAGGAGATGGAGCATCTAATCATGGAAAGCCTGCCTAATCCAGGCATGTTAAGGATGAGAAAGTCATCAGGAGTAGTCAAtatggcttcaccaaggggaagtcaAGCCTGATCAACTTGATAAGCTTCTGTGATGAAGTGATTGGACTGAGAGATGAGGGGACAGCAGTGGATCTTGTCTACCTGGAcaagcctttgacactgttgCCCATAAGATCCTCATAGAGAAGCTGTTCATGTAAGGGCtagatgagcagacagtgaggtggattgaaaactgtcTGAATGGCcaggcccagagggtggtgacCAGTGGTGCAAAAcctagttggaggccagtggCTAGTGgtgtcctgtttaacatcttcattgatgatctggatgatgggacagagtgtatcctcagcaaatttgcagacgATAGCAAActgtgaggagtggctgataggCCAGAAGGTCATGCTGCCATCTAGGGGGACCTCGCCAAgatggagaaatgggctgataGGAACCTCATGCAGCTCAAGAAGGGGAAGTACAAATTCCTGCCCCTGGGGAAGAACAATTTCATGCACTGGAGCAGCTTGGGTTCACCCAgatagaaagcagctttgcagaaaaaaacctggggGTTCTGGTAGACACCAGCTTggccatgagccagcaatgtgcccttgtgtCAAAGAAGTCCAGTGGTACCCTCGGCTACATTAGACAAAAGTATTGCCAAGAGGTCAAGAGAGGTGATTGCTACCCCTTATTCAGCACTGGTGGGCCACAACTGGAGTGGCATATTCTCCCATACTTCCTTTATGACCAAATTGGTGACAAATGGGTTCAGAAGGAGGATGATAAGGTGAGTGGAAAATTGGCTGGACTACTGGGGTGAAAGAGTTGTGATCAGTGGAGCAAAGCCCATCTGGCAGACACTTACTACTGGAGTCTCTCAGGGATCAGCAGTAGGAACAACACTGTTTACTGTTTTCATGAATGCCACTAGTAGAGGGAAGGAGGACACTCTCTGCAAGTTTGGGGATGACAGCCAACCACAGGGAACAGGCGGTACAATGATCTCTGTTAGCCAGATTCTTCCCAGCAGGTCCAGGAACTACCTGTTCAAAATCAACAGAGAATATGGACTAGACTGTGGAAGTGCTCTGCCACAGGACTAGAGGCAATGAACAGCTGCTGGAAAATGAGTTCTAGTTAAGCAACACGctaaaagaaataatgagaaCTGGAATGCGCTTCCCTGGGAGATGCTGCAATCCTCATCTAATAGTAGCGGGATCTTATGCGAACTGTTCCAAGAGGGAGTTGATGTAgatgacctctggaggtcctgGATTCTGACTCAGTgattccccctctcccctgccccgaACCCTGCACGGCCATGGGCACATGTGTCCTCCCAGCCCCTTGGCCACAGCACAACTTTCAGGCACTGTGCCGGGAGTGCAGAGAGGCAGCTGAAGGGAGGGAGGCTCtcagcctcctccctgccagccgcAGGAAaccagtggctgctgctggcagcccctGAGCTCGGAGACAGCTCCGGGAAGCGGGTCCATCTCCTGGGTCAGGgccctgctgctgtgccaggctgctgctggcgcTGCGCGGGCTGCTTCTTGCTGGGGAGGTGTCCTTGCCGGAGGAGCGGGAGAGGGCATTGCCCAGGAGACAAAGTGGTGCCCGTGCAGAGCCCCTGCGCCCTCGCAGCCCGGGCGAGACCCCGAGCGGCGCCGGCGCAGGGCTCAGCCCCGGGGCGGAGCTGGCGGAGGCGGCGGAGAGGAGGCGCCGCGGCCGGAGCAGAGagccggggctggcggggggcaGCGAGGCgcgggcggcggagcggcgggaTGCGGCGGTGCCGGGGCGCGGCGCTGGCGGCGCTGGCCGCGGTGCTCCTGGGtgcgcggggctggcgggggtgCACGGGGGCGGGGGCTGTGCCCGGGCtgttcctctccttcttcagcgtgtccttccccctgcctgcctctctgccaTCCCTCGTCCCCCTTCCAAACCCTCCGAGCGCTCGCTTCCTCTTCTCCCTATTTTGCCATCACCTCTGGGGGTACAAGCCTGCTTGCATGTACGCCTGCCTTTCCAGGCACCTGCTCTTTCCCCCGTGCATTTGGCAGGTCTTACTGC from Haliaeetus albicilla chromosome 7, bHalAlb1.1, whole genome shotgun sequence encodes:
- the LOC138686037 gene encoding feather keratin Cos1-1/Cos1-3/Cos2-1-like, which translates into the protein MIKASPAPHSLIHFSCLHLLGSQVHLQPQDMSCCDQCQPCQPCGPTPLANSCNEACVRQCQNSTVVIEPSPVVVTLPGPILSSFPQNTVVGSSTSAAVGSILSCDGVPINSGCCDLSCITSRYCGRRCPPC
- the LOC138685829 gene encoding feather keratin Cos2-3-like; protein product: MIKASPAPHSLIHFSCLHLLGSQVHLQPHDMSCYNQCLPCRPCGPTPLANSCNEPCVRQCQNSTVVIEPPAVVVTLPGPILSSFPQNTVVGSSTSAAVGRILSCDGVPINSGCCDLSGISRRY